A window of Malania oleifera isolate guangnan ecotype guangnan chromosome 5, ASM2987363v1, whole genome shotgun sequence contains these coding sequences:
- the LOC131155628 gene encoding transcription repressor OFP12-like, which produces MPSTSLGKNLHLCFSKIRTPLETPEDDYRRPLPAATTDAASTSATASILIKNFNSLYENSADDPASSTDYDVPDTTPDFAAIFASQRFFFSSPGRSNSIIESSRPEPDTLVGGSVAIPTYSPDPYMDFRRSMQEMVDARGLMDVKANWDYLHELLLCYLALNPKTAHKFIIGAFADLLVSLMSAPEGGADQERDFAGGGCKISRQLF; this is translated from the coding sequence atgccGAGCACTAGTCTAGGAAAAAACCTCCATCTCTGCTTCTCCAAGATCAGAACCCCTCTTGAAACCCCAGAAGACGATTACCGCCGTCCATTACCCGCCGCCACCACCGATGCCGCCTCCACCTCCGCCACCGCATCTATTCTAATCAAGAACTTCAATTCTCTCTACGAAAACAGCGCCGACGACCCGGCCTCCTCGACCGACTACGACGTCCCCGACACCACCCCAGACTTCGCCGCCATCTTCGCCTCACAGCgcttcttcttctcctccccCGGCCGGTCCAACTCCATAATCGAGTCGTCGCGGCCGGAGCCCGACACCCTCGTCGGCGGAAGCGTCGCCATCCCCACGTACTCGCCGGATCCGTACATGGACTTCCGCAGATCCATGCAGGAGATGGTGGATGCACGGGGGCTGATGGACGTTAAAGCTAATTGGGATTATCTTCATGAGCTTCTGTTGTGCTATCTCGCTCTCAACCCTAAGACCGCCCACAAGTTCATCATTGGTGCGTTTGCAGATCTTCTCGTCAGCCTCATGTCAGCGCCGGAAGGCGG